One Methylosinus sp. C49 DNA segment encodes these proteins:
- the raiA gene encoding ribosome-associated translation inhibitor RaiA has protein sequence MSLRVSGKNINIGEALQIHVGDRLKAAAGKYFDGQLSGHVTISPEGSGFRADCSLHLAGIDVQADGRAQEPYASFDQAADRIEKRLRRYKSRLKDHHVPREDGEVAQSYVLEAPDQEQDAPKEFAPTIVAEATSRLRRLTVSAAVLDLDLTGAPVVVFRNADTGRLNVVYRRNDDHIGWIDAPGGE, from the coding sequence ATGTCGCTGCGCGTGTCCGGCAAGAACATCAACATCGGCGAGGCTTTGCAGATTCACGTCGGCGACAGGCTGAAGGCCGCCGCCGGCAAATATTTCGACGGCCAGCTCAGCGGCCATGTGACGATCTCGCCGGAAGGCTCCGGCTTTCGCGCCGACTGCAGCCTGCATCTCGCCGGCATCGACGTTCAGGCAGACGGCCGCGCGCAGGAGCCCTACGCCTCCTTCGATCAGGCCGCTGATCGCATCGAGAAGCGCCTGCGCCGCTATAAGAGCCGGCTGAAGGATCATCACGTCCCGCGCGAGGACGGCGAGGTGGCGCAGAGCTATGTGCTCGAGGCGCCCGATCAGGAACAGGACGCGCCCAAGGAATTCGCGCCGACGATCGTCGCCGAGGCGACGTCGCGGCTGCGCCGGCTGACCGTCTCGGCCGCGGTTTTGGATCTCGATCTGACCGGCGCGCCGGTCGTCGTTTTCCGCAACGCCGACACGGGTCGGCTCAATGTTGTCTACCGACGCAACGACGACCATATCGGTTGGATCGATGCGCCGGGCGGCGAATAG
- the rpoN gene encoding RNA polymerase factor sigma-54, translated as MAISTKLMMRQGQALVMTPQLLQAIKLLQFSNLELSAFLHEELERNPLLEAVESDDFPDAHQERSGDGGDDRGDAGFDGVGEPREGDWAQDSLAVDAGQLAAELGTEIGNAFELEGQRPGADASGSLEGAGLSANSWTGASGGGGDGETPNLEAYVAADANLHDHLAEQLALASADPRDRLIGHAIIDAIDETGYLREDIDEIALRLDADPVRAAAVLATIQTFDPSGVAARDLQECLAIQLRERDRFDPAMQIFVANLPLLAKRDFPALARLCGVDEEDVTDMAAEVRRLDPKPGRAFGGAPIQPLVADVIVRPASDGGWMVELNSDALPRVLVNHSYAAKVSAGAKRDGDKTFISSCLQNANWLTKSLEQRSRTILKVASEIVRLQDAFLAKGVEHLRPLNLRTIADAIGMHESTVSRVTSNKYMMTPRGIFELKYFFSASIATTSGGEAHSAEAVRYKIKQMIDKESPFDVLSDDAIVARLKEIDIDIARRTVAKYRDSLRIPSSVDRRRAKQAMAREHAPAL; from the coding sequence ATGGCTATTTCCACCAAGCTGATGATGCGTCAGGGCCAAGCCCTGGTGATGACGCCCCAACTGCTGCAGGCGATCAAGCTGCTGCAATTCTCCAATCTCGAACTTTCCGCTTTCCTGCATGAGGAGCTCGAACGAAATCCGCTGCTCGAGGCGGTCGAGTCCGACGACTTCCCCGATGCGCATCAGGAGCGCAGCGGCGATGGCGGCGACGACCGCGGCGACGCCGGCTTCGACGGCGTCGGCGAGCCGCGCGAGGGCGATTGGGCGCAGGACAGTCTCGCGGTGGACGCCGGCCAGCTCGCGGCGGAGCTCGGCACGGAGATCGGCAACGCCTTCGAGCTCGAAGGCCAGCGCCCCGGCGCCGACGCCTCCGGCTCGCTCGAGGGCGCGGGCCTCTCGGCCAATTCCTGGACCGGCGCCAGCGGCGGCGGCGGCGATGGCGAGACGCCCAATCTCGAGGCCTATGTCGCCGCGGACGCCAATCTGCACGATCATCTGGCCGAGCAGCTCGCCCTCGCCTCCGCCGATCCGCGCGATCGGCTGATCGGCCACGCCATCATCGACGCGATCGACGAGACCGGCTATCTGCGCGAGGACATAGACGAGATCGCGCTGCGGCTCGACGCCGATCCCGTGCGCGCAGCCGCCGTGCTGGCGACGATCCAGACTTTCGACCCCTCGGGCGTCGCCGCGCGCGATCTGCAGGAGTGTCTCGCCATTCAGCTGCGCGAGCGCGACCGCTTCGATCCGGCGATGCAGATTTTCGTCGCCAATCTGCCGCTGCTCGCCAAGCGCGATTTCCCCGCTCTGGCGCGGCTCTGCGGTGTGGACGAGGAGGATGTGACGGATATGGCGGCGGAGGTTCGCCGTCTCGATCCCAAGCCCGGCCGCGCCTTCGGCGGCGCGCCGATCCAGCCGCTGGTCGCCGATGTGATCGTGCGCCCGGCGAGCGACGGCGGCTGGATGGTGGAACTGAACTCCGACGCTCTGCCGCGCGTGCTGGTGAACCACTCCTATGCCGCGAAGGTGAGCGCCGGCGCCAAGCGCGACGGCGACAAGACCTTCATCTCGAGCTGCCTGCAGAACGCCAATTGGCTGACCAAGAGCCTCGAGCAGCGCTCCCGCACCATTTTGAAGGTCGCCTCGGAGATCGTGCGGCTGCAGGACGCGTTTTTGGCCAAGGGCGTCGAGCATTTGCGGCCGCTCAATCTGCGCACCATCGCCGACGCCATCGGCATGCACGAATCGACCGTCTCCCGCGTCACCTCCAACAAATATATGATGACGCCGCGCGGCATATTCGAGCTCAAATATTTCTTCTCGGCCTCCATCGCCACCACCAGCGGCGGCGAAGCCCATTCGGCCGAGGCGGTGCGCTACAAGATCAAGCAGATGATCGACAAGGAGAGCCCTTTCGACGTGCTCTCCGACGACGCCATCGTGGCGCGGCTCAAGGAGATCGACATAGACATCGCCCGCCGCACCGTCGCCAAATATCGCGACAGCCTGCGCATCCCCTCTTCCGTCGATCGCCGCCGCGCCAAGCAGGCGATGGCGCGGGAGCATGCGCCGGCGCTATGA
- the lptB gene encoding LPS export ABC transporter ATP-binding protein, producing the protein MSRIGERLRLRRPARAEAEARFSAEIDPRIEDGAENLGADETPDFAADVSAYSEAEAATHKGVLSIQHLAKAYKTRRVVEDVSLHVARGEAVGLLGPNGAGKTTVFYMITGLVKPDRGVIALDGYDVTGLPMYRRARLGIGYLPQEASIFRGLTVEDNIRAVLEITQPDKRLREQELDALLEEFKLERLRRTPAVALSGGERRRCEIARALAGRPAFMLLDEPFAGIDPIAVGGIQDLVRHLKARGIGVLITDHSVRETLGLTDRAYIIYNGHVLTEGTPEEIVAHQDVRRIYLGEDFRM; encoded by the coding sequence TTGAGCCGGATCGGGGAGCGGCTGCGCCTGCGTCGTCCGGCGCGAGCGGAGGCCGAGGCGCGTTTTTCGGCCGAAATCGACCCCCGGATCGAAGACGGCGCCGAAAATTTAGGCGCCGATGAGACGCCGGACTTCGCCGCCGACGTTTCGGCCTATTCCGAGGCGGAGGCCGCCACGCATAAGGGCGTGCTGTCGATCCAGCATCTCGCCAAAGCCTATAAGACCCGCCGCGTCGTGGAGGATGTGAGCCTGCATGTGGCGCGCGGCGAGGCGGTGGGCCTGCTCGGCCCCAATGGCGCCGGCAAGACCACTGTTTTCTATATGATAACCGGGCTGGTGAAGCCCGATCGCGGCGTCATCGCGCTCGACGGCTATGACGTCACCGGCCTGCCCATGTACCGGCGCGCGCGGCTCGGCATCGGCTATCTGCCGCAAGAAGCGTCGATTTTCCGCGGCCTGACGGTCGAGGACAATATCCGCGCCGTGCTGGAGATCACCCAGCCCGACAAGCGCCTGCGCGAGCAGGAGCTGGATGCGCTGCTGGAGGAGTTCAAGCTCGAGCGCCTGCGCCGCACGCCGGCGGTGGCGCTCTCGGGCGGCGAGCGGCGGCGCTGCGAGATCGCCCGCGCCCTGGCCGGCCGCCCCGCCTTCATGCTGCTGGACGAGCCTTTCGCGGGCATCGACCCCATAGCCGTCGGCGGCATTCAGGACCTCGTGCGGCATTTGAAGGCGCGCGGCATAGGCGTGCTGATAACGGACCATAGCGTGCGCGAGACGCTCGGCCTCACCGACCGCGCCTACATCATCTACAACGGCCATGTTTTGACGGAAGGAACGCCCGAGGAGATCGTCGCGCATCAGGATGTGCGGCGCATCTATCTCGGCGAAGATTTCCGCATGTGA
- the leuD gene encoding 3-isopropylmalate dehydratase small subunit gives MEKFVTLTGVAAPLPIMNIDTDMIIPKQYLKTIARTGLGKGLFSELRYKDDGSDNPDFVLNKPAYRDAKILVAGDNFGCGSSREHAPWALLDYGVKAVISTSFADIFYNNCFKNGILPIKVSQAELEKLMDDAARGANATLTIDLPAQEIRGPDGGVVKFDIDPFRKHCLLEGLDDIGLTLQKAGAIDAFEAKSAAARPWA, from the coding sequence ATGGAAAAATTCGTCACCCTCACCGGCGTCGCCGCGCCGCTGCCGATCATGAACATCGACACGGACATGATCATTCCGAAGCAATATCTGAAGACGATTGCGCGCACCGGCCTCGGCAAGGGTCTCTTCTCGGAGCTGCGGTATAAGGACGACGGCTCGGACAATCCCGATTTCGTGCTCAACAAGCCGGCCTATCGCGACGCCAAGATTCTGGTGGCGGGCGATAATTTCGGCTGCGGCTCGTCGCGCGAGCACGCTCCCTGGGCGCTGCTCGACTATGGCGTGAAGGCGGTGATCTCCACCAGCTTCGCCGACATCTTCTACAACAACTGCTTCAAAAACGGCATTCTGCCGATCAAGGTCTCGCAGGCCGAGCTCGAGAAGCTGATGGACGATGCGGCGCGCGGCGCCAACGCCACACTGACGATCGACCTGCCGGCTCAGGAAATTCGCGGCCCGGACGGCGGCGTCGTCAAATTCGACATCGATCCTTTCCGTAAGCACTGCCTGCTCGAGGGGCTGGACGATATCGGCCTCACGCTGCAAAAGGCCGGCGCGATCGACGCTTTCGAGGCCAAATCGGCCGCGGCTCGGCCCTGGGCCTGA
- a CDS encoding TetR/AcrR family transcriptional regulator, protein MSRRDVNDIRRKLLDQGVALLMEQGYHGTGLHELVQSVGVPKGSFYNYFPSKEAFSAEVVKHYIDPFIAQLDAHLARTDVGADAALRAYFDELIADTERREFKGGCLLGNLIGEIGDTSDLCQTSLREAVRRYRDKLREGVARGQAEGCFRRDLDAKEMADFLVDAWQGSLLRMKIERSVRPLTQFRDMLLNGYFRA, encoded by the coding sequence ATGAGCAGACGGGACGTCAACGATATTCGGCGCAAGCTCCTGGATCAGGGCGTCGCTTTGCTGATGGAGCAGGGCTATCACGGCACCGGCCTGCACGAGCTGGTGCAGAGCGTCGGCGTGCCCAAGGGCTCGTTCTACAATTACTTCCCCAGCAAGGAGGCGTTCAGCGCCGAGGTGGTGAAGCATTATATCGACCCCTTCATCGCCCAGCTCGACGCGCATCTCGCACGTACCGACGTCGGCGCCGATGCGGCGCTCCGCGCCTATTTCGATGAGCTGATCGCCGATACCGAGCGCCGGGAGTTCAAAGGCGGCTGCCTGCTCGGCAATCTGATCGGCGAGATCGGCGACACCAGCGATCTGTGCCAGACCTCGCTGCGCGAAGCCGTGCGGCGCTATAGAGACAAGCTTCGGGAGGGCGTCGCGCGCGGCCAAGCGGAGGGCTGCTTCCGCCGGGATCTCGACGCCAAGGAAATGGCCGACTTTCTCGTGGACGCGTGGCAGGGCTCGCTTCTGCGCATGAAGATCGAGCGCTCGGTCCGTCCGCTGACCCAGTTCCGCGACATGCTGCTGAACGGCTATTTCCGCGCCTGA
- a CDS encoding FAD/NAD(P)-binding oxidoreductase, with translation MAKRILVVGGGIGGTMTANSIVAKLYPEISDGSVQVTMLSDSPWHYYKPAFMYVAFDMFFEGELRRKQTTLLRPEIEFIVDKVERFDFAGSSVTTKSGRKIGYDYIVVSTGCLPAPERIPGLKEAGDYFYQYEPARRLADKLRGFEKGRIFITVNFPKTPNVPHQCGIAPIETTLMLDEYLRRKGVRDQVEIVYTYPTVSQLLRNCLFLQQEVCEVLPSVFETKGIKFQRGFTLDSVDPDRKVARSEEGHEENFDLLMCTPPIRAVDAVIESGVSQAMNNEGWLPTDRRTLQIEGFANAYVMGDTVDLPISKAGGSCHNQCPVIANNIAGDIRIGRTVDAYDGKVQAVAQMGLELGMPLWYDYDEDVHPTPPTKLGGLLRKAFNRGIYWSVARGVI, from the coding sequence GTGGCCAAGCGCATACTCGTCGTCGGCGGCGGCATAGGCGGCACGATGACCGCCAATAGCATCGTCGCAAAGCTCTACCCCGAGATATCGGACGGCTCGGTCCAGGTGACCATGCTCTCCGACTCGCCCTGGCACTATTACAAGCCGGCTTTCATGTATGTCGCCTTCGACATGTTCTTCGAGGGCGAGCTGCGCCGCAAGCAGACCACGCTGCTGCGCCCCGAGATCGAGTTCATCGTCGACAAGGTGGAGCGATTCGATTTCGCAGGCTCCAGCGTGACGACGAAGAGCGGCCGGAAAATCGGCTATGACTATATCGTCGTCTCAACGGGCTGCCTGCCGGCGCCCGAGCGCATCCCCGGCCTCAAAGAGGCGGGCGATTATTTCTATCAATATGAGCCGGCCCGCCGCCTCGCCGACAAGCTCCGCGGCTTCGAGAAGGGCCGCATCTTCATCACCGTCAATTTTCCCAAGACGCCCAATGTCCCGCATCAATGCGGCATAGCGCCTATCGAGACAACGCTGATGCTCGACGAATATCTGCGCCGCAAAGGCGTGCGCGACCAGGTCGAGATCGTCTACACCTATCCGACCGTCTCGCAGCTTTTGCGCAATTGCCTCTTCCTCCAGCAGGAGGTCTGCGAGGTGCTGCCCTCCGTCTTCGAGACCAAGGGAATCAAATTCCAGCGCGGCTTCACACTGGATTCGGTCGACCCCGATCGCAAGGTCGCGCGATCCGAGGAAGGCCATGAGGAGAATTTCGATCTCTTGATGTGCACGCCGCCGATTCGCGCGGTCGATGCGGTGATCGAGAGCGGCGTCTCGCAGGCGATGAACAATGAAGGCTGGCTGCCCACCGACCGCCGAACCTTGCAGATCGAAGGCTTCGCCAACGCCTATGTGATGGGCGACACGGTCGATCTGCCGATCAGCAAGGCCGGCGGCTCCTGCCACAATCAATGCCCGGTCATCGCCAATAATATCGCCGGCGACATTCGCATCGGCCGCACGGTCGACGCCTATGACGGCAAGGTCCAGGCCGTGGCGCAAATGGGCCTCGAGCTCGGAATGCCGCTCTGGTACGATTATGACGAGGACGTTCATCCGACGCCGCCCACCAAGCTCGGCGGGCTTCTCCGCAAGGCTTTCAACCGCGGAATCTATTGGTCTGTCGCGCGCGGCGTGATCTGA
- a CDS encoding DUF1641 domain-containing protein → MSTTELDMRNESASPTLDEATRKGIADLLEKASPLLQGRRFHNIVDLLSLASDAVDMADDAMIQKLMKAYEESIGAAWTLGNAARFAANEAARKPTPSLLGLLRAAGDEDVRRGLHFALLFLAVLGRQTRDEPA, encoded by the coding sequence ATGAGCACGACCGAACTCGACATGCGCAATGAAAGCGCCTCGCCGACGCTCGACGAGGCGACGCGAAAGGGAATCGCCGATCTTCTCGAGAAAGCCTCGCCTCTGCTTCAGGGCCGGCGCTTTCACAATATCGTCGACCTTCTCTCTCTCGCTTCCGACGCTGTGGACATGGCCGATGACGCGATGATCCAAAAGCTGATGAAAGCCTATGAGGAGTCGATCGGCGCGGCATGGACGCTCGGCAACGCCGCCCGCTTCGCGGCCAATGAGGCGGCGCGCAAGCCGACGCCGTCCCTGCTCGGCCTGCTGCGCGCGGCGGGCGACGAGGATGTGCGGCGCGGGCTGCATTTCGCGCTTCTGTTCCTCGCCGTGCTCGGGCGGCAGACGCGCGACGAGCCGGCATGA
- a CDS encoding iron-sulfur cluster assembly scaffold protein, which produces MTDTALAALYERRVRDWARRARDDLRLADADLSVTRTSPICGSRLTLDLRCENGRVVALGHRARACTLGMAATGIAAAGAIGETLADVLTVGEALAQLLDGVDVGFPERWRELEIFAAARAFPTRRGSILLPFDALAEASARLTR; this is translated from the coding sequence ATGACCGACACGGCGCTCGCCGCGCTCTATGAGCGGCGCGTGCGCGACTGGGCGCGGCGAGCGCGCGACGATCTGCGCCTCGCCGACGCCGACCTCTCCGTCACGCGGACGAGCCCGATCTGCGGCAGCCGGCTGACGCTCGATCTGCGTTGCGAGAACGGCCGCGTCGTCGCTCTCGGCCATCGCGCGCGGGCCTGCACGCTCGGAATGGCCGCAACGGGAATCGCGGCCGCGGGGGCGATCGGCGAAACTCTCGCCGATGTCCTCACGGTCGGCGAAGCGCTGGCGCAGCTTTTGGACGGCGTCGATGTCGGCTTTCCCGAGAGGTGGCGGGAGCTCGAGATATTCGCCGCGGCGCGCGCCTTTCCGACGCGGCGCGGCTCCATTCTGCTGCCCTTCGACGCGCTCGCCGAAGCGAGCGCGCGCCTTACTCGGTGA
- a CDS encoding serine protease gives MTIEPLLLTTARVGTFQGDAPLTNASGFFFERDDRLFLVTSRHVLSDAATGHCPDRIEIELHIDAENMTKSTGFSMLLYEDGKSVWRQGLDAGGEIDVAAIEIERQALPEPTVYRAFTPAHLCGEFDTVEVGSSLLILGFPLGFHDTLHHMPVARQGVVASSFGLRFQGQGYFLTDARTHRGASGAPVVARVPALEAGQGDLPWTLLGVHSARLDVGRDLQQDEALGLNCAWYADILLALTE, from the coding sequence ATGACGATCGAACCTCTGCTTCTCACCACGGCGCGCGTGGGCACGTTCCAAGGCGACGCCCCGCTGACCAACGCCAGCGGCTTCTTCTTCGAACGCGACGACCGGCTTTTCCTGGTGACGAGCCGGCATGTGCTCAGCGATGCGGCGACCGGCCATTGCCCCGACCGTATCGAGATCGAGCTGCATATAGACGCCGAGAACATGACCAAATCGACCGGCTTCTCGATGCTGCTCTACGAGGACGGCAAGAGCGTCTGGCGCCAGGGCCTCGACGCGGGCGGCGAGATCGATGTGGCCGCCATAGAGATCGAGCGGCAGGCTCTGCCGGAGCCGACCGTCTATCGTGCCTTCACCCCGGCGCATCTCTGCGGCGAGTTCGACACGGTGGAGGTCGGCTCCTCGCTGCTGATTCTCGGCTTTCCCTTGGGCTTCCACGACACGCTGCATCATATGCCGGTGGCGCGGCAGGGCGTCGTCGCCTCCTCTTTCGGCCTGCGCTTTCAAGGCCAGGGCTATTTTCTCACCGACGCGCGCACCCATAGAGGCGCGAGCGGAGCGCCCGTGGTGGCGCGCGTGCCGGCGCTGGAGGCGGGCCAGGGCGATCTGCCCTGGACGCTGCTCGGCGTCCATTCGGCGCGGCTGGACGTCGGCCGCGACCTCCAGCAGGACGAGGCGCTCGGCCTCAATTGCGCTTGGTACGCGGATATTCTGCTGGCGCTCACCGAGTAA
- a CDS encoding methyltransferase, translating into MGQFFRDRLRRLRDRLVSSPRFQRLAAAHPLTRAAARKRARSMLDLCAGFVYSQVLLACVRLKLLELLLEQPRTAEQVAEKLELSHDSAARLLDAAASLGLVERRGKERFGLGELGAALIGNKAALSLVAHQPMLYADLADPVGLLRGDESAEPRLADYWPYSAAENPAALSAEEVAPYSALMAASQPLVAQELLDIYPIRRHRALLDVGGGEGAFLIAAAARAPRLQLMLFDLPAVVERARARLEEAGLAKRATFFSGNFLTDPLPKGADVITLIRIVHDHDDASALELLRNVRRALPRDGTLLIIEAMSGVQGAEPLDAYYGFYTLAMGRGEPRTLAELQKLAKKAGFGRFRLLSNPMPIVASILLAKPDPDYHGP; encoded by the coding sequence ATGGGGCAGTTCTTTCGGGACAGGCTGCGGCGGCTGCGGGATCGGCTGGTGTCGAGCCCGCGCTTTCAGCGCCTCGCCGCAGCGCATCCGCTGACCCGCGCCGCGGCGCGCAAGCGCGCGCGCTCCATGCTTGATCTCTGCGCCGGCTTCGTCTACTCGCAGGTGCTGCTCGCCTGCGTGCGGCTGAAGCTGCTCGAGCTGCTGCTGGAGCAGCCGCGCACTGCGGAGCAGGTCGCCGAAAAGCTGGAGCTGTCGCACGACTCCGCCGCGCGGCTGCTGGACGCCGCGGCCTCGCTCGGCCTCGTCGAGCGGCGCGGCAAGGAGCGCTTCGGCCTCGGCGAGCTGGGCGCGGCGCTCATCGGCAACAAGGCGGCGCTCTCGCTCGTCGCGCATCAGCCCATGCTCTACGCCGATCTCGCCGATCCGGTCGGCCTGCTGCGCGGCGACGAATCGGCCGAGCCGCGGCTCGCCGATTATTGGCCCTATTCGGCGGCGGAAAATCCCGCCGCCCTCTCCGCCGAGGAGGTCGCGCCCTATAGCGCGCTGATGGCCGCCTCGCAGCCGCTGGTGGCGCAGGAGCTGCTCGACATCTACCCCATCCGCCGGCACAGAGCGCTGCTCGACGTCGGCGGCGGCGAGGGCGCCTTTCTCATCGCCGCGGCGGCGCGCGCGCCACGGCTGCAGCTGATGCTCTTCGATCTGCCGGCGGTGGTGGAGCGCGCCCGCGCCCGGCTCGAGGAGGCAGGGCTCGCCAAGCGCGCGACCTTCTTTTCAGGAAATTTCCTCACCGATCCGCTGCCCAAGGGCGCGGATGTGATAACGCTGATTCGCATCGTCCATGATCACGACGACGCCTCCGCGCTGGAGCTGCTGCGCAATGTGCGCCGCGCTTTGCCGCGCGACGGGACGCTGCTGATAATCGAGGCCATGTCCGGCGTCCAGGGCGCGGAGCCGCTCGACGCCTATTACGGATTCTACACGCTGGCCATGGGCCGCGGCGAGCCGCGCACCCTCGCCGAGCTGCAGAAGCTCGCCAAAAAGGCGGGCTTTGGCCGCTTCCGCCTGCTGAGCAATCCCATGCCGATCGTCGCCAGCATTCTGCTGGCGAAGCCGGACCCCGATTATCACGGCCCCTGA
- a CDS encoding MFS transporter produces MRFDALDRLNFFLADVRGGLGPFVGVFLFTQAHWSQAEIGAVLTVGGLVGIAAHPAVGAFIDRTRAKRELLVVASFVLCACGLAIIHAPSIPVVVAADIVMATLGAVFAPTVAAITLGLYGRERLAERLGRNAAFDRAGNIFIAGVIGFVGVLASQTAPFYLAPVFAALAARAAFSIPAETIDHDRARGLEDVDLAHPPQPGRLRDLLHYRTLLVYAAAAALFNFANAPTLSLIAQKLASENPGLESGVTSAAIILAQLSTIGMALLVERADLIGRKPLIVLAFVALFARDLACVFAQTPLHLLAAQLLDGVGGGLFDALLPLVLADIMRGTGHYSLARGGLGFVQGVGGATSLSIAGFIVSSSGYAAGFLALAAVALAGLALVLVAMPETGPKR; encoded by the coding sequence ATGCGTTTCGACGCTCTCGATCGGCTCAATTTCTTCCTCGCCGACGTGCGCGGCGGGCTCGGGCCGTTCGTCGGGGTTTTCCTGTTCACGCAGGCGCATTGGAGCCAGGCCGAGATCGGCGCCGTGCTCACAGTCGGCGGGCTCGTCGGCATAGCCGCGCATCCGGCGGTCGGCGCCTTCATCGATCGCACGCGCGCCAAGCGCGAGCTTCTGGTCGTCGCGAGCTTCGTGCTCTGCGCCTGCGGCCTCGCCATCATTCATGCGCCGAGCATTCCGGTGGTCGTCGCCGCCGATATCGTCATGGCGACGCTCGGCGCCGTCTTCGCGCCGACAGTGGCGGCGATCACGCTCGGCCTCTATGGCCGCGAGCGTCTCGCCGAGCGTCTCGGCCGAAACGCCGCTTTCGATCGTGCGGGAAATATTTTCATCGCCGGAGTCATCGGCTTCGTCGGCGTGCTGGCGTCGCAGACGGCGCCTTTCTATCTGGCGCCGGTTTTCGCTGCGCTCGCGGCGCGGGCGGCCTTCTCCATTCCGGCCGAGACCATAGATCACGATCGCGCGCGCGGTCTCGAGGATGTCGATCTCGCGCATCCGCCGCAGCCCGGCCGGCTGCGCGATTTGCTGCATTACCGCACGCTGCTCGTCTATGCGGCGGCGGCGGCGCTGTTCAATTTCGCCAATGCGCCGACATTGTCGTTGATCGCCCAGAAGCTCGCCTCGGAAAATCCCGGCCTCGAGAGCGGCGTGACCTCCGCCGCGATCATTCTCGCGCAGCTCTCGACCATCGGCATGGCGCTTCTCGTCGAGCGCGCCGATCTCATCGGGCGCAAGCCGCTCATCGTCCTCGCCTTCGTCGCGCTCTTCGCGCGCGATCTCGCTTGCGTCTTCGCGCAGACGCCGCTGCATCTGCTCGCGGCGCAATTGCTGGACGGCGTCGGCGGCGGCCTCTTCGATGCGCTGCTGCCGCTGGTGCTGGCGGATATCATGCGCGGCACGGGGCATTACAGCCTCGCGCGCGGCGGTCTCGGATTCGTGCAAGGCGTGGGCGGCGCGACGAGCCTCTCCATCGCGGGCTTCATCGTCTCATCCAGCGGCTATGCGGCGGGCTTTCTGGCGCTGGCCGCGGTCGCGCTCGCCGGACTGGCGCTGGTCCTCGTCGCCATGCCGGAGACGGGACCAAAGCGCTAG